From the genome of Natrinema marinum:
GGCGCGGGTCCAGTCGCCGACGGTGACCGGCGGGAAGTCGGTGCCGTAGGGCTCGCCCGTCTCGGGGTTCTCGCTGGCGGGGCCGGTCGTCCCGTAGCACGAACCAGGCGCGTTCGCGCAGACGACGAAGTACTCGCTCGTGTCGATCGCCTTCCCGGGGCCGACCACGTCGCCCCACCAGGCCCGGGCCTGGCCCGCCGTCTCGCCGCCCGCGTCCGGCCGGCGGGCGACGTGGGCGCTGCCGGTCAGCGCGTGACAGACGAGCACCGCGTTGTCACCGGTAAAGTCGCCGTAGGTCTCGTAGGCCACCTCGAGGCTCGGAATCGACTCCCCGGATTCGAACTGGAACTCGCCGAGGTTGACCGTCTCCTTCGTCGTCACGACTGATCACCCTCCCCTCGACAGGCCCGCGTCGCCACCTCGATCGCCCCCTCGAGATCCGCCAGGATGTCTTCGGGGTCCTCGATCCCGACCGACATCCGGGTCAGGTCGGCGGTGACGCCCGCTTCCTCGCGCTCTTCGGGCGTGAGCTGACCGTGGGTCGTGCTCGCCGGATGAATGACGAGCGTCTTCGCGTCGCCGATGTTCGCGAGGAACTGGGCGACCTCGACGTTCTCGCAGAAGGCTTTGCCCGCTTCGAACCCTTCCTCGAGCCCGAACGCGACCATGCCGCCGTAGTCCTCGAGGTACCGGTTCGCGTTGTCGTGGGTCGGATGATCCTCGAGTCCCGGATGCGTGACCCACGCCACGTCCTCGTGGTCGTCGAGGAACTCCGCGACGATCTGGGCGTTCTCGCAGTGTTTCTCGACGCGCAGGGGCAGCGACTCGAGGCCCTGCAAGGTCTGCCAGGCGTCGAACGGCGACTGCTGGTTCCCCAGACTCCGGAGCGAGCGGAATCTGGCCGTCGCGGCGAAGGGCGCCTCGGGGAAGTCCCGCGAGAAGTCCACGTCGTGGTAGGCGTGGTTCTGGCCCTCGATCTCGTCGTAGCCGTGCTCGCCCCAGGGGAACGAGCCGCCGTCGACGAGGACGCCGCCGACGGTCGTCCCCGAGCCGTGGAGCCACTTGGTCGTCGACTCCCAGACGACGTCGGCCCCGTGCTCGAGCGGGCGACACAGCGCCGGCGTCGCAAAGGTGTTGTCCACGACAAGCGGGATGCCGTTGTCGTGGGCGATCTCGGCGACGCGCTCGAAATCGGGCGTCACGAGCGACGGATTGCCGATCGTCTCGACGTGGACGAAGGCGGTGTCCTCGTCGATCGCCGCCTCGTAGGCGTCGTACTCGAGCGTGGGGACGAACCGCGGTTCGATGTCCCGCCGGGTCGCGGTCTTCGAGAAGTAGGCCGTCGTGCCGCCGTAGGTGTCGGTCGAGCAGACGACGTTGTCGCCGGCCTCGGCGAGGATCAGCGTCGCCGAATCGAGTGCGGCCATACCGCTGCCGGTCGCGACCGCGCCGGCCCCGCCCTCGAGGGAAGCGA
Proteins encoded in this window:
- a CDS encoding O-acetylhomoserine aminocarboxypropyltransferase/cysteine synthase family protein: MSDDASDGTDAGGERGERGFGTRSVHAGQSPDPATGAMAPPIYQTTSYVFEDADTAAARYALEDDGYIYSRIANPTVTTLEDRLASLEGGAGAVATGSGMAALDSATLILAEAGDNVVCSTDTYGGTTAYFSKTATRRDIEPRFVPTLEYDAYEAAIDEDTAFVHVETIGNPSLVTPDFERVAEIAHDNGIPLVVDNTFATPALCRPLEHGADVVWESTTKWLHGSGTTVGGVLVDGGSFPWGEHGYDEIEGQNHAYHDVDFSRDFPEAPFAATARFRSLRSLGNQQSPFDAWQTLQGLESLPLRVEKHCENAQIVAEFLDDHEDVAWVTHPGLEDHPTHDNANRYLEDYGGMVAFGLEEGFEAGKAFCENVEVAQFLANIGDAKTLVIHPASTTHGQLTPEEREEAGVTADLTRMSVGIEDPEDILADLEGAIEVATRACRGEGDQS